The Actinocatenispora sera genome has a window encoding:
- a CDS encoding bifunctional pyridoxamine 5'-phosphate oxidase family protein/GNAT family N-acetyltransferase translates to MTYPASTTTTPRRYPDRMHRDHETVHQILDEALHCHLGYVVDGLPRVVPTVHVRIGETVYLHASSGASSSLAARDGGLPVTVAATILDGLVFARAQAHHSAPYRSVVAHGLARLVTDERTKLAVSAALVDKLAAGRSAESRPPNRRELASVGMLALPLTEVAAKIRPATVGDDEEDLGLPYWAGVLPLRTVAEAPVPVNDRPLPAYLVGWQRGAEPARSPWLTAEPITGERVRLEPLSLDHVDDLFEASRDPQVWRWLTAPQPTTPAEMAREITRALTAAAAGDRVPWAQIDLATGRAVGVTSYYEVVPAHRRLEIGHTWLGSAYWRSGLNTESKLLLLTRAFEALGARRVAWRTDIGNERSQRAIERLGATREGVLRAHQERVDGSLRDTVYYAMTADEWPAARDRLRARLSRG, encoded by the coding sequence CTGCACTGCCACCTCGGCTACGTGGTCGACGGGCTGCCGCGGGTCGTGCCGACCGTGCACGTACGCATCGGGGAGACCGTCTACCTGCACGCCTCCAGCGGTGCCAGCAGCTCGCTCGCGGCCCGCGACGGCGGGCTGCCGGTCACGGTCGCCGCGACGATCCTGGACGGGCTGGTGTTCGCCCGCGCGCAGGCGCACCACTCGGCGCCGTACCGGTCGGTCGTCGCGCACGGGCTGGCCCGGCTGGTGACCGACGAGCGGACCAAGCTCGCGGTGTCCGCGGCGCTGGTCGACAAGCTCGCCGCCGGACGCTCCGCCGAATCGCGGCCGCCCAACCGCCGGGAGCTGGCCAGCGTCGGCATGCTGGCGCTGCCGCTGACCGAGGTCGCGGCGAAGATCCGGCCGGCCACCGTGGGCGACGACGAGGAGGACCTCGGCCTGCCGTACTGGGCGGGAGTACTGCCGCTACGCACCGTCGCCGAGGCCCCGGTGCCGGTCAACGACCGCCCGCTCCCCGCCTACCTGGTCGGCTGGCAGCGCGGCGCCGAGCCGGCCCGGTCACCGTGGCTGACCGCCGAGCCGATCACCGGCGAGCGGGTGCGGCTCGAACCGCTGTCGCTCGACCACGTCGACGACCTGTTCGAGGCGAGTCGCGACCCGCAGGTGTGGCGCTGGCTGACCGCGCCGCAGCCGACCACCCCGGCCGAGATGGCGCGCGAGATCACCCGTGCCCTGACCGCGGCAGCGGCCGGCGACCGGGTGCCGTGGGCGCAGATCGACCTCGCCACCGGCCGGGCGGTCGGCGTGACCAGCTACTATGAGGTGGTGCCGGCGCACCGGCGGCTGGAGATCGGCCACACCTGGCTCGGCTCGGCGTACTGGCGTTCCGGACTGAACACCGAGTCGAAGCTGCTGCTGCTGACCCGGGCGTTCGAGGCGCTCGGGGCACGCCGGGTCGCCTGGCGTACCGACATCGGCAACGAGCGATCCCAGCGGGCCATCGAGCGGCTCGGCGCCACCCGGGAGGGGGTCCTCCGGGCGCACCAGGAGCGGGTCGACGGCAGCCTGCGCGACACCGTGTACTACGCGATGACCGCCGACGAGTGGCCGGCCGCCCGCGACCGGCTCCGCGCCCGCCTCTCCCGGGGCTGA
- a CDS encoding Lhr family helicase, translated as MADEEALAGFGPATRQWFDAAFAAPTAAQAGAWSSIRSGANTLVVAPTGSGKTLAAFLWSLDRLAAAPATEPARRCRVLYVSPLKALAVDIERNLRAPLAGIGQAAQRLGLDRPDITVGMRTGDTPAAERRSFARTPPDILITTPESLFLLLTSAARESLRGVETVIVDEVHAVCATKRGAHLALSLERLDALLPAPAQRIGLSATVRPVDETARFLAGSRPVEVVAPASGKTVELSVQVPVADMTALDEVPADEADPYDPASPPPRRPSIWPAVESRVLDLILAHRSTIVFANSRRLAERLCARLNELHAERLTGTPPPDELGPVAVEPAGFAPDTRPPGVDGPGGGAEVAAPQPILAGGPAERFPAEAIGESGVAAGAAAVIARAHHGSVSREERKLIEEQLKSGQLPAVVATSSLELGIDMGAVDLVVQVEAPPSVASGLQRVGRAGHQVGAPSRGVVFPKHRGDLAPCAVVATRMRGGEIEELHYPRNPLDVLAQQIVAMVALDDWTVPDLAALVRRAAPFGELPDSALHAVLDMLSGRYPSTAFAELRPRLVWDRATEQLSGRPGAQRLAVISGGTIPDRGLFGVYLAGAEKAARVGELDEEMVYESRVGDVFLLGSTSWRIEDITPDRVLVSPAPGVPARMPFWKGDTAGRPAELGRAIGALQRQLAGAGPAEATEALRAAGMDEWAAGNLVRYVGEQREIAGHVPDDRTIVVERFRDELGDWRLVVHSVFGERVNAPWALAIAARLRERYGLDAQAQPADDGIVVRLPDTADEPPGADLVAFDADELTQLVRDVVGTSALFASRFRECAARALLLPRRDPRRRRPLWQQRQRAAQLLDVAREYDDFPITLEAARECLRDVFDLPALGELATAIASRSVRLVEVETQRPSPFARSLLFGYVGAFLYEGDAPLAERRAAALELDPVLLAELLGAAELRELLDPEVVAETERRLQWRTPDRRARDVEDAAEILRLIGDLSTVEGSERGIDPAWLDELVAARRAIVVRIAGVDRVLAIEDAGRVRDALGVALPVGVPEAFTEPVADPLGDLLSRYARSHGPFHPASCAARFGLGVAVVEQALHRLAATGRVVTGEFTPGGTGVEWCDAEVLRILRRRSLAALRREIEPSPPKALAAFLPQWQQVGSGGRGVEAVAAAIEQLGGVAIPASALERLVLPARVADYTPAYLDQLCSSGEVVWAGAGALPSSDGYLVLAFADTAELLLPPPVPDLAVGELHAALLDALDGGQALFFRDLADRVATALGAPPADEELTAALWDLVWAGYLSNDTPAPLRALLSGGGAHRSRPAPARARYRRGGRSGMSLRRGGLPSRGGPPSAAGRWYRLPEPDADPTRRGAARAEALLERHGVLTRGAVAAEQVPGGFAAVYPVLAALEERGAARRGYFVESLGAAQFAVPGAVDRLRALADRSSDVDGAGWARRPGPPAPPLVLAATDPANPYGAALGWPTRPVAESGTGHRPGRKAGAVVVLSAGDLALYVERGGRTILSYADDTDTLLAAARALADAVRSGALGALAVQRADGEPVTATPLSAALTEAGFRLTPRGLRLRA; from the coding sequence ATGGCAGACGAGGAGGCGCTGGCCGGGTTCGGTCCGGCCACCCGGCAGTGGTTCGACGCCGCGTTCGCGGCACCGACCGCGGCGCAGGCCGGTGCGTGGTCGTCGATCCGGTCCGGCGCCAACACGCTGGTGGTCGCACCGACCGGGTCGGGCAAGACGCTCGCCGCGTTCCTCTGGTCGCTGGACCGGCTCGCCGCCGCGCCCGCGACCGAGCCGGCCCGACGGTGCCGGGTGCTCTACGTCAGCCCGCTCAAGGCGCTCGCGGTCGACATCGAGCGCAACCTGCGCGCACCGCTCGCCGGCATCGGCCAGGCCGCCCAGCGGCTCGGCCTGGACCGGCCGGACATCACGGTCGGCATGCGCACCGGCGACACTCCGGCGGCGGAACGACGCAGCTTCGCGCGCACTCCACCCGACATCCTGATCACCACACCGGAGTCGCTGTTCCTGCTGCTGACCTCCGCCGCCCGGGAGTCGCTGCGCGGCGTCGAGACGGTCATCGTCGACGAGGTGCACGCGGTGTGCGCCACCAAGCGCGGCGCGCATCTCGCCCTGTCGCTGGAGCGGCTCGACGCGCTGCTACCGGCCCCGGCGCAGCGGATCGGGCTGTCCGCCACGGTGCGGCCGGTCGACGAGACCGCCCGGTTCCTGGCCGGCAGCCGGCCGGTCGAGGTGGTGGCACCGGCGTCCGGGAAGACCGTCGAGCTGTCGGTGCAGGTACCGGTGGCCGACATGACCGCGCTCGACGAGGTGCCGGCCGACGAGGCCGATCCGTACGATCCGGCGTCGCCGCCGCCGCGCCGACCGTCGATCTGGCCGGCGGTGGAGAGCCGGGTGCTGGACCTGATCCTCGCGCACCGCTCCACCATCGTGTTCGCGAACTCCCGCCGGCTCGCCGAGCGGCTCTGCGCCCGGCTCAACGAGCTGCACGCCGAACGACTCACCGGCACCCCGCCGCCGGACGAGCTCGGCCCGGTCGCCGTCGAGCCGGCCGGGTTCGCCCCGGACACTCGACCGCCCGGCGTCGACGGGCCCGGCGGCGGAGCCGAGGTGGCGGCGCCGCAGCCGATCCTGGCGGGTGGGCCGGCCGAACGGTTCCCGGCCGAGGCGATCGGCGAGTCCGGGGTCGCGGCGGGCGCGGCGGCGGTCATCGCCCGGGCGCACCACGGCTCGGTCTCGCGCGAGGAGCGCAAGCTGATCGAGGAGCAGCTCAAGTCCGGGCAGCTGCCGGCCGTGGTCGCCACCTCCAGCCTCGAGCTGGGCATCGACATGGGCGCGGTCGACCTGGTGGTCCAGGTGGAGGCGCCGCCGAGCGTCGCCTCCGGGCTGCAGCGGGTCGGCCGGGCCGGGCACCAGGTGGGTGCACCGAGCCGTGGCGTGGTGTTCCCGAAGCACCGCGGCGACCTCGCCCCGTGCGCGGTGGTCGCGACCCGGATGCGCGGCGGCGAGATCGAGGAGCTGCACTACCCGCGCAACCCGCTGGACGTGCTGGCGCAGCAGATCGTCGCGATGGTGGCGCTGGACGACTGGACCGTGCCCGACCTCGCCGCGCTGGTGCGCCGGGCGGCACCGTTCGGCGAGCTGCCCGACTCGGCGCTGCACGCGGTGCTGGACATGCTCTCCGGGCGGTACCCGTCGACCGCGTTCGCCGAGCTGCGTCCCCGCCTGGTGTGGGACCGCGCCACCGAGCAGCTGTCCGGCCGGCCCGGCGCGCAGCGGCTCGCGGTGATCTCCGGCGGCACCATCCCCGACCGCGGCCTGTTCGGCGTCTACCTGGCCGGGGCGGAGAAGGCGGCCCGGGTCGGCGAGCTGGACGAGGAGATGGTGTACGAGTCGCGCGTCGGCGACGTGTTCCTGCTCGGCTCGACCAGCTGGCGTATCGAGGACATCACCCCGGACCGGGTTCTGGTCTCCCCCGCGCCGGGCGTGCCGGCCCGGATGCCGTTCTGGAAGGGTGACACGGCCGGCCGGCCGGCCGAGCTGGGTCGGGCGATCGGGGCGTTGCAACGGCAGCTGGCGGGCGCCGGCCCGGCCGAGGCGACCGAGGCGCTGCGGGCTGCCGGGATGGACGAGTGGGCCGCCGGCAACCTGGTGCGCTACGTCGGCGAGCAGCGGGAGATCGCCGGGCACGTGCCGGACGACCGGACGATCGTGGTGGAGCGGTTCCGCGACGAGCTGGGCGACTGGCGGCTGGTCGTGCACTCGGTGTTCGGCGAGCGGGTGAACGCGCCGTGGGCGCTCGCGATCGCCGCCCGGCTGCGCGAGCGGTACGGGCTGGACGCGCAGGCACAGCCGGCGGACGACGGCATCGTGGTGCGGCTGCCGGACACCGCGGACGAGCCGCCCGGCGCCGATCTCGTCGCGTTCGACGCCGACGAGCTGACCCAGCTCGTCCGCGACGTGGTCGGCACCTCGGCGCTGTTCGCGTCCCGGTTCCGGGAGTGCGCGGCGCGGGCGTTGCTGCTGCCGCGGCGCGATCCGCGGCGCCGCCGGCCGTTGTGGCAGCAGCGGCAGCGGGCCGCCCAGCTGCTGGACGTGGCCCGGGAGTACGACGACTTCCCGATCACGCTGGAGGCGGCCCGGGAGTGCCTGCGCGACGTGTTCGACCTGCCGGCGCTGGGCGAGCTGGCGACCGCGATCGCGTCCCGGTCGGTACGGCTGGTGGAGGTGGAGACGCAGCGGCCCTCGCCGTTCGCCCGGTCGCTGCTGTTCGGCTACGTCGGGGCCTTCCTGTACGAGGGGGACGCGCCGCTGGCGGAGCGGCGGGCGGCGGCGCTGGAGCTGGATCCGGTGCTGCTGGCCGAGCTGCTCGGCGCGGCCGAGCTGCGCGAGCTGCTCGACCCGGAGGTGGTCGCGGAGACGGAGCGCCGGTTGCAGTGGCGTACCCCGGACCGGCGGGCCCGCGACGTCGAGGACGCGGCCGAGATCCTCCGGTTGATCGGCGATCTGTCCACTGTGGAGGGCTCGGAACGCGGCATCGACCCGGCGTGGCTCGACGAGCTGGTCGCCGCCCGCCGCGCCATCGTGGTCCGCATCGCCGGGGTCGACCGGGTGCTCGCGATCGAGGATGCCGGCCGGGTCCGGGACGCGCTCGGGGTCGCGCTGCCGGTCGGGGTGCCGGAGGCGTTCACCGAGCCGGTCGCCGATCCGCTCGGTGACCTGCTCTCCCGGTACGCGCGCAGCCACGGGCCGTTCCACCCGGCGAGCTGCGCGGCCCGGTTCGGGCTGGGTGTGGCGGTGGTGGAGCAGGCGCTGCACCGGCTGGCGGCCACCGGGCGGGTGGTGACCGGCGAGTTCACCCCGGGCGGTACCGGCGTGGAGTGGTGCGACGCGGAGGTGCTGCGGATCCTGCGCCGCCGGTCGCTCGCCGCGCTGCGCCGCGAGATCGAGCCGTCCCCGCCGAAGGCGCTCGCCGCGTTCCTGCCGCAGTGGCAGCAGGTCGGCAGCGGCGGGCGCGGGGTCGAGGCGGTCGCCGCCGCGATCGAGCAGCTGGGCGGGGTCGCCATCCCGGCGAGCGCGCTGGAGCGGCTGGTGCTGCCGGCCCGGGTGGCCGACTACACGCCGGCCTACCTCGACCAGCTGTGCTCGTCCGGCGAGGTGGTGTGGGCCGGTGCCGGCGCGCTGCCGTCGTCCGACGGCTACCTGGTGCTCGCGTTCGCCGACACCGCCGAGCTGCTGCTCCCACCACCGGTGCCGGATCTCGCCGTCGGCGAGCTGCACGCCGCGCTGCTGGACGCGCTCGACGGTGGGCAGGCGCTGTTCTTCCGCGACCTGGCCGACCGGGTCGCCACCGCGCTCGGCGCACCGCCGGCCGACGAGGAGCTGACCGCGGCGCTGTGGGACCTGGTCTGGGCCGGATACCTGTCCAACGACACGCCGGCGCCGCTGCGCGCGCTGCTGTCCGGCGGCGGCGCGCACAGGTCGCGCCCCGCCCCGGCCCGCGCCCGGTACCGGCGGGGTGGCCGGTCCGGCATGTCGCTGCGGCGCGGCGGACTGCCGTCGCGGGGTGGGCCGCCGAGCGCCGCCGGCCGGTGGTACCGGCTGCCCGAGCCGGACGCCGACCCGACCCGCCGCGGCGCGGCCCGGGCCGAGGCGTTGCTGGAGCGGCACGGGGTGCTGACCCGCGGCGCGGTCGCCGCCGAGCAGGTGCCGGGCGGTTTCGCCGCGGTGTACCCGGTGCTCGCCGCGCTGGAGGAGCGCGGCGCGGCCCGGCGCGGGTACTTCGTCGAGTCGCTGGGCGCCGCGCAGTTCGCGGTGCCGGGGGCGGTCGACCGGCTGCGCGCGCTCGCCGACCGCTCGTCCGACGTGGACGGCGCCGGCTGGGCCCGTCGCCCCGGTCCGCCCGCGCCGCCGCTGGTGCTCGCGGCCACCGACCCGGCCAACCCGTACGGGGCGGCGCTGGGCTGGCCGACCCGACCGGTCGCCGAGTCCGGTACCGGGCACCGGCCGGGGCGCAAGGCGGGCGCGGTGGTGGTGCTTTCCGCCGGTGATCTCGCGCTGTACGTGGAGCGCGGCGGGCGGACGATTCTGTCCTATGCGGACGACACGGACACGTTGCTCGCCGCGGCCCGGGCGCTCGCCGACGCGGTCCGGTCCGGCGCGCTCGGTGCCCTCGCGGTGCAGCGCGCCGATGGCGAGCCGGTGACCGCGACGCCGCTGTCCGCGGCGCTGACCGAGGCCGGGTTCCGACTCACCCCACGCGGGCTGCGGCTGCGCGCCTGA
- a CDS encoding VOC family protein, which translates to MTGIARLTTIVLDCPDPRALAAFYAELTGWPVTETDDEWVDLADDGAGVRLAFQRVDDYRPPQWPGQDQPQQFHLDLHIEPAEVQAAQDKVLGLGATLADTQPGTRFRVFLDPAGHPFCFCW; encoded by the coding sequence ATGACCGGCATCGCCCGACTCACCACGATCGTGCTCGACTGCCCCGATCCGCGGGCGCTCGCCGCGTTCTACGCCGAGCTCACCGGCTGGCCGGTCACCGAGACCGACGACGAGTGGGTCGACCTCGCCGACGACGGCGCCGGCGTACGGCTGGCGTTCCAGCGGGTCGACGACTACCGGCCGCCGCAGTGGCCCGGCCAGGACCAGCCGCAGCAGTTCCACCTCGACCTGCACATCGAGCCGGCCGAGGTGCAGGCCGCGCAGGACAAGGTGCTCGGCCTCGGCGCGACGCTGGCCGACACACAGCCCGGCACCAGGTTCCGGGTCTTCCTCGACCCGGCCGGTCACCCGTTCTGCTTCTGCTGGTGA
- a CDS encoding LLM class F420-dependent oxidoreductase, whose translation MQLRVFTEPQQGASYDELLRVAQRAEECGYDAFFRSDHYLKMGDVSGEPGPTDAWITLAGLARETSTIRLGTLMSAATFRLPGPLAIAVAQVDQMSGGRVELGLGSGWYEREHTAYGMGFGSLRERFDRYTEQLAIITGLWEATETFSYDGEYYQLTEAPPLVRPAQSPRPPVLIGGSGAKRTPRLAARYADEFNVPFAGVDDTARLFAGVRAACERAGRDPDSMRYSAAQVLCCGRTEAQLRERAAAIGRELPELRANGLAGTPDELVDKLGAFAERGASRMYLQTLDLSDLDHLDLVAAEVMPQVAKL comes from the coding sequence ATGCAGCTTCGGGTGTTCACCGAGCCCCAGCAGGGTGCCAGCTACGACGAGCTGCTGCGGGTGGCGCAGCGGGCCGAGGAGTGTGGCTACGACGCGTTCTTCCGTTCCGACCACTACCTGAAGATGGGCGACGTGTCGGGGGAGCCGGGGCCGACCGACGCCTGGATCACGCTCGCCGGCCTGGCCCGGGAGACGTCCACGATCCGGCTCGGCACGCTGATGTCGGCGGCCACGTTCCGGCTGCCCGGGCCGCTCGCGATCGCGGTGGCGCAGGTGGACCAGATGTCCGGCGGGCGGGTCGAGCTGGGCCTGGGCAGCGGCTGGTACGAGCGGGAGCACACCGCGTACGGGATGGGCTTCGGGTCGCTGCGTGAGCGCTTCGACCGGTACACCGAGCAGCTCGCGATCATCACCGGGCTGTGGGAGGCCACCGAGACGTTCTCCTACGACGGGGAGTACTACCAGCTCACCGAGGCGCCGCCGCTGGTCCGGCCGGCCCAGTCGCCGCGCCCGCCGGTCCTGATCGGCGGTTCCGGGGCCAAGCGCACGCCGCGGCTCGCGGCCCGCTATGCCGACGAGTTCAACGTGCCGTTCGCCGGGGTGGACGACACCGCCCGGCTGTTCGCGGGGGTACGGGCGGCGTGCGAGCGGGCCGGCCGCGACCCGGACTCGATGCGGTACTCGGCGGCGCAGGTGCTGTGCTGTGGCCGGACCGAGGCGCAGCTGCGCGAGCGGGCTGCCGCGATCGGTCGCGAGTTGCCCGAGCTGCGCGCCAACGGCCTGGCCGGCACTCCGGACGAGCTGGTCGACAAGCTCGGCGCGTTCGCCGAGCGCGGCGCCAGCCGGATGTACCTGCAGACGCTCGACCTGTCCGATCTGGACCATCTGGACCTGGTGGCGGCCGAGGTCATGCCACAGGTCGCGAAGTTGTGA
- a CDS encoding SAM hydrolase/SAM-dependent halogenase family protein, whose amino-acid sequence MTDTGGYRWISLTTDYGTVDGFVAACKGVVATIAPDVSILDVTHHVPPGDVRRGALVLAQTLPFLPPAVHVGVVDPGVGTARRAVAIRVGGSVLVGPDNGLLPWAATELGGADRVVVLDRPDWHLTAVRATFHGRDIFAPVAAHLATGRPFEQAGTPIDPAELVTLTDPVVRAGHGYVEVEVLTVDRFGNVQLAAGPEVLAELGPKVAVAVAAGAAAFQVRTGDTFGSVPPGVLLLYLDSADHVTLAVNGGSAVERLALAPGDVIRLSPA is encoded by the coding sequence GTGACCGACACGGGCGGGTACAGGTGGATCAGCCTCACCACCGACTACGGCACCGTCGACGGATTCGTCGCGGCCTGCAAGGGCGTCGTGGCGACCATCGCACCGGACGTCTCGATACTGGACGTCACCCACCACGTGCCCCCCGGTGACGTGCGCCGCGGCGCTCTGGTGCTCGCGCAGACCCTGCCGTTCCTGCCGCCCGCCGTGCACGTCGGCGTCGTCGACCCCGGCGTCGGTACCGCCCGGCGCGCGGTGGCGATCCGGGTCGGCGGCAGCGTGCTGGTCGGCCCGGACAACGGCCTACTGCCCTGGGCGGCGACGGAGCTGGGCGGCGCCGACCGGGTCGTCGTGCTGGACCGACCCGACTGGCACCTCACCGCGGTGCGGGCCACCTTCCACGGCCGCGACATCTTCGCCCCGGTCGCCGCGCATCTCGCGACCGGCCGCCCGTTCGAGCAGGCCGGTACCCCGATCGACCCGGCGGAGCTGGTCACCCTCACCGACCCGGTCGTGCGCGCCGGCCACGGGTACGTCGAGGTCGAGGTGCTCACCGTGGACCGGTTCGGCAACGTGCAGTTGGCGGCCGGGCCGGAGGTTCTCGCCGAGCTGGGGCCGAAGGTCGCGGTCGCCGTCGCGGCCGGCGCCGCCGCGTTCCAGGTGCGTACCGGCGACACGTTCGGCTCGGTGCCGCCCGGGGTACTGCTGCTCTACCTCGACTCGGCCGACCACGTGACCCTGGCGGTCAACGGCGGCTCGGCGGTGGAGCGGCTCGCGCTCGCCCCCGGCGACGTGATCCGGCTGTCCCCGGCCTGA
- a CDS encoding rhomboid-like protein, translating into MPQNPPRWARVIRTMRRALPGPRETPVTVGYLLALLAGVILLRALSADDATRLLAASSTNVVELTSHPVRALIGSAVWLPDGAWLPYAVGFAVTLAPLERRLGGLRALALVGGGHVGVSLATEAGVAVAVHTGAMPAAALSRLDVGASYLLLTALGAVLGLLPRTLRWPILGLAAAAAGGALAVAADLTSLGHLLCLFVGVGFWPVLARRGLVGTLWPGRLPWTPAARLGTRQLAPHPLATRRFVPGRHGAVAERREAGRAARRDGPARAATAGRAWRRPTLPAGRHRAVGQAGDSRITSPGASASRSTAEPPLTARVTWSAESR; encoded by the coding sequence GTGCCGCAGAACCCCCCACGCTGGGCCCGGGTGATCCGCACCATGCGGCGTGCCCTGCCCGGACCGCGCGAGACCCCGGTCACCGTCGGCTACCTGCTGGCGCTGCTGGCGGGCGTCATCCTGCTCCGGGCGCTCAGCGCCGACGACGCGACGCGGCTGCTGGCCGCCTCCAGTACCAACGTGGTGGAGCTGACCAGCCATCCGGTGCGGGCGCTGATCGGTTCGGCCGTGTGGCTGCCCGACGGCGCCTGGCTCCCGTACGCGGTGGGGTTCGCGGTGACGCTCGCTCCGCTGGAGCGCCGGCTCGGCGGGCTGCGGGCGCTGGCGCTGGTCGGCGGCGGTCACGTCGGGGTCAGCCTGGCGACCGAGGCCGGGGTGGCCGTCGCGGTGCACACCGGGGCGATGCCGGCGGCCGCGCTGAGCCGGCTGGACGTCGGAGCGAGCTACCTGCTGCTGACCGCCCTCGGCGCGGTGCTCGGGCTGCTGCCCCGGACGCTGCGCTGGCCGATACTCGGCCTCGCCGCTGCCGCGGCGGGCGGCGCGCTGGCCGTGGCCGCGGACCTCACCTCGCTCGGCCACCTGCTCTGCCTGTTCGTCGGCGTCGGGTTCTGGCCGGTGCTGGCCCGCCGAGGCCTGGTCGGCACCCTCTGGCCGGGCCGGCTGCCCTGGACACCGGCCGCACGGCTCGGCACCCGCCAGCTCGCCCCGCATCCGCTGGCCACCCGGCGGTTCGTGCCCGGCCGGCACGGCGCGGTCGCCGAACGGCGCGAGGCGGGGCGGGCCGCACGCCGCGACGGCCCGGCCCGGGCCGCGACGGCCGGCCGCGCGTGGCGCCGGCCGACCCTCCCGGCCGGGAGGCACCGAGCGGTGGGTCAGGCCGGGGACAGCCGGATCACGTCGCCGGGGGCGAGCGCGAGCCGCTCCACCGCCGAGCCGCCGTTGACCGCCAGGGTCACGTGGTCGGCCGAGTCGAGGTAG